In Sphingobacterium sp. lm-10, the DNA window AGAGGATTGGAGTGCAGGAATAGGTGCATTTTTTCAGGAGCTAAAGCCAAGGGTATCATGGGGTAGGGCAGGCCTACAAGAAGGTATTGGGTATTTCGATTTTATCACGCAACTCGGTATGATGTCTGATTTGTTGCTCAACAACCAGCAGCAAGCCTATCTCCAACAGCGAACACTACCTGGCAGGTCTATGGGTTGGGAAGTAATCGAAACCAGAAATATAGGTGTCGACTTTTCCGTATTAAATCGAAAGATACGCGGCTCATTCGATTATTTCCATAAAAATAACAACAACATGTTGGTGCCGCTGACTTTGCCCGGAACCATTGGGCTAGGCATCCCTTTTTCTAATGATGGAAGACTGCAAACACGGGGTTGGGAGGCTGAATTAGTATATAGCGATCGCTTTTGGGACAAACTGGATGTGAGAATTGGAGCAAACATGACGGACAATACCAATACCTTGGTGCAATACGCGGGAATCAATGACGTGGTAAATCTGGGGGTCAATAGTCTCATAGAAGGTTACGCGCTAAATTCGGTATGGGGTTACCGTACTGATGGCTTTTTCCAAAACCAACAAGAGGTGGCGAATGCACCTAGTTATCAGCGCGTCCTCAATAGGGCGGACGTTCCTAGTATGGGCGATTTACGGTATGTAGATATCAATGGAGATGGAGAGATTTCTCCGGGAACCAATCGACTAAGCGACTTAGGAGATATGGTACATTTCGGTGATCTAAATCCACGTTATCAATTCGGATTTAATCTGTACGTGGGGTATAAAAACTTTGATTTTAGTGCGTTCATCCAAGGTACAGGTATGCAGATGATTCTTCCAGGCAATGAATTTATTCAGCCCCAAATGTTTCCTTGGTATCAGCCGATGAACTTTCATGCAGACTATTGGACACCAGAAAATCGGAATGCCTATTTTCCAAGACCCTTCACAGGTGGCAATCACAACTTTGTAAGTTCAGACCGGTGGATTTTAAATGCAGCTTATGCTCGGCTGAAAAACATTCAGATAGGCTATACGCTAAACCGGCAAGAGATACCCAAACTGCCGTTTCAACGTATGCGTGTATTTTTCTCGGGAGAAGATTTGCTAACCGTTTCTCGTCTACCAAGGGCTTTTCGAGGTGTTATTGATCCAGAAATGGATACACGGCCTACGAACGCGGCGGCAGGTACCGTCAACCGACAGTCGCCCTATCCTTTTGCCACCACCTTATCATTCGGACTAAACATTGACTTCTAAGCTCACATCATCATGAAAAAAATTATTTTTAATATCAGCATATTGTTTTTAGGCCTCTCGATGTCGCTGTCGTGCAGTGTCGATCGGATGCCAGAAGCTACTTTGACAGACCAATTCTTTTGGGAGACGCCCGAAAACTTAAGGCTTGCAGCGAATTTCTTTTATACAGGATTACCTGGTTTGTCTTCAGAAGATGTGACTCAGGATAACTGGTCATCAGATGGATTCCCTATTTCGGGGAATAATACCATTAGCGACGGGTCTCGGGTAGCACCCGCGCAGGACACCCTCAACTACAGGCGGAATTATTACAATATCTATCAGGCCAATAAGTTGATAGAAATGGCGCCTCAAGTCATCTCCAGAGGTGGTAGTGAGACTTTAGTCAATAGCTACGTAGGGGAAGCACGTTTCTTTCGGGCTTTGTTTTATTTTGACATGTTTTGCCGTTACGGCGGTGTTCCGCTGATAGATCGCACGGTGGATGAAGACGACCCAGCGATATTCCTGGCAAGATCAAGTCGTGAAGAGCTGATTAATTTTATCTATGCAGATCTGGATTATGCTATTCAACATCTACGCACTATTGACGAACTAACTGCCGCTCAGGAATACGGTCGTATTTCTGTTTCTGGAGCATTGGCTTTTAAGTCTCGTGTAGCGCTTTTTGAAGGCACGCGTGCAAAATTCCACGGCTATGGAGACTACCGCCGTCACTTAACTCTTGCCGCCGACGCTGCACGTCAAGTGATAGAATCTGGAGCGCATAGTCTGTTTAGTCAACCAAGTAGCGGGGCGAATGGACAGCGGTTAAACCCGGCTTACTATAACTTGTTTCAGCTAGTAGGAAATGGTCTTAACAACAGAGAAAATATTATTATCAGGGGCTATGGTGCAAGCTTAGAGAATCTGGTTTCATGGCACATCGCACAGCGTTATTATGAGGGCTTGCAGATTGTCGCCACCCAAAACTTTGTGAATAACTACTTGATGGCCGACGGACTGCCTATAGGTAAATCACCTATGTACCGCGCTCCGAATGAACAAATGACCCATGCTCAATACTTTGAAGGGAAAGATCCCCGTATGAGTTTTACTTTTTTCAAACGTGGCGACGCCTTTATCGCCTCCGGACCGTTCGTATTGCCACACCCTAATAATCAACGTAGCGGATTTGCTATTCGAAAATATGCTGATCCTCAGGCTTGGGCATTCCAGCGTTCGGTTATTGATAGACCCGTCTTACGCTATGCCGAGGTACTGTTAAACTACGCCGAAGCCAAATTTGAACTAGAGGAAGCCATTGCCGATGCTGATCTGGATCAGACTATAAATGCGCTTCGCGCCAGACTACCTCAAATTAATACAGGCACTGCGGTAGCACCAAACTATACCGATCTCCCCAAATTGAGCAATGCTTTTGTGGGTGCACATTCGCTAAGTATGCGAGAGGAAATTCGAAGAGAACGCCGGGTAGAACTCGCTTTTGAGATGCTCGGTTACTGGGATTTTATCCGCTGGAAAACAGCAGAGGTAGAATTTCCAAAGGCGCTGGTAGGGAGTTACTTTTTTACGGAGTACCGTACTGCCCCTCAGCCCTGGAACCCTCAAAACACTGTGGTTGACCAAAATAATCATATTGTGCTACAGCCGAGTAGTGTGCGAAACTTTAATCCCGAACGAGATTACTTATGGCCGTTGCCTTTAGATGAGCTAGCCAACAACCCAGGAGTCATTCAGCAAAATCCAAACTGGTAACAGTTTCTTATATTACCTGATTTGGTTTAGCGATCAAAAAAGGGGCCGTTTAAAAAGGAGATTTACCTTGCTTTTTAAACGGCTCCTTATATTTTCATGATGCTATTTTATGAGCGCCAATATACCGCGGCTTTTGTAATATAATTACAACATTGTAGCAGGCACATAGGATTTTAGTAAATTGGGCTATTATATAGCAACCCCGATTAACACAATCTTATGAAACTATACCTTTCCGCCACCTTATTCCTATCTTGCCTCATTACCCTATCCTCCTTCGCGCAAGTTGCCATTCCTGCAGATTCTATTATCACGACTAAGCATAGTACGACCATCCTTGGCCAGGCAATCAAGTATACAGCACATAAAGGCACGCAGCCCGTGTGGAACGAAGCAGGCAAAGCCATTGCGACGCTGGATTATACTTATTACGAACGCGATGGCGTAGCCAACAAGGAGAATCGGCCATTGGTCATTTCTTTTAATGGTGGTCCGGGATCTGCCTCCGTCTGGATGG includes these proteins:
- a CDS encoding RagB/SusD family nutrient uptake outer membrane protein is translated as MKKIIFNISILFLGLSMSLSCSVDRMPEATLTDQFFWETPENLRLAANFFYTGLPGLSSEDVTQDNWSSDGFPISGNNTISDGSRVAPAQDTLNYRRNYYNIYQANKLIEMAPQVISRGGSETLVNSYVGEARFFRALFYFDMFCRYGGVPLIDRTVDEDDPAIFLARSSREELINFIYADLDYAIQHLRTIDELTAAQEYGRISVSGALAFKSRVALFEGTRAKFHGYGDYRRHLTLAADAARQVIESGAHSLFSQPSSGANGQRLNPAYYNLFQLVGNGLNNRENIIIRGYGASLENLVSWHIAQRYYEGLQIVATQNFVNNYLMADGLPIGKSPMYRAPNEQMTHAQYFEGKDPRMSFTFFKRGDAFIASGPFVLPHPNNQRSGFAIRKYADPQAWAFQRSVIDRPVLRYAEVLLNYAEAKFELEEAIADADLDQTINALRARLPQINTGTAVAPNYTDLPKLSNAFVGAHSLSMREEIRRERRVELAFEMLGYWDFIRWKTAEVEFPKALVGSYFFTEYRTAPQPWNPQNTVVDQNNHIVLQPSSVRNFNPERDYLWPLPLDELANNPGVIQQNPNW